In Stanieria sp. NIES-3757, the DNA window TTAGTAATCCTGTTCCAGGTTCAATCGCACAAGAAAGATTGCGGACGAGGGTTTTTTGATAATTGGGGGTTTGTAAGGTTAGACGTTGAATAGCGATCCGACCATCTTCAACTGTATCGATAGTGGGGCGTTCTCGTCGAGTAGTTTTGTGTTCGATCCGATTAAGATATTCATCCAAAGAAGATAAGCGATCAATTCCAGCGACAAAAGCGGTTAATTGTTGAAAACGACTAACAATAATATTTAAAGAAGTAAAAACTCTAGCAAAAGCAATTTGAGCTTCGGTTACTTTACCCACTTCAAAAGTACCATTAAATACACTGGGAGCAACTACGATCGCAGGAATAATATAAGGAACAAATTCATAAGCATTAACAAACAAACCAAAATACAATTCTTGCCAAAGAATCAGTAAATTAAAGTTATCAAACACCTCATGAAAGATTTGCTTTAATTTGTTATTTTCTTGGTTTTCTCCTTGATAAAAAGCAATTGATTCAGAATTTTCTCGAATCCGAACTAGACCAAAACGAAAGTTAGCTTCTTTTTTCAATTGATCAAAATTTACTTTAACTAGTTTTTTGCCAAACACTCCTGTGGCGAAAATTGTACCAACTAAAGCATAACCAATCAGTAACCAAACTAAATTAGGTGAGATTTTCCAAAGGACAAAACTAAAAGCTGCTACTTGAAAAACTGAGTTAATAACTACTAATAAAAATACTAAAGAATCTTGAGTAAAACCTTTAATGTCTTCAGAAATACGTTGGTCGGGATTATCAATAGTGGTATTAAAATTACCTAATTCATAAAAAGCTCGATTACTAAAATAACGTCCTAAAAAATTTTGAGTCAGCCATCTGCGCCAATAATTACCTAATCTATATTGAACGTAATTAAAACCAGCAAATAAAGGTACATATACTATAAGTATTCCTAAAAATATTTTAATCGTTGTCCAAAATCTCTCTGGACTTTTTGCCGACAGAGAAGAAATAATATTTCCTTGCTCCTCAGTTAATTTAACGCTAAGTCCTGTATAGGCAATTAATAGTACAAATAATAAACCGAGTAGAGTCCATGCTCCTTTTTTTTCATTGCCAAACCAATAAAGTTTTGCGATCGCCCAAAACTTTTTAAATACTTGAAAGTTAAATCTATTCATCATACTGACACCTATCAGAGAGTGTGGTTAGTAATTTTTGAAGTTATAGTTTTGCTTGATATTCTTGAGTTTTAACTACGTATGCCAACAAACCCTGACAAGCATCTAATAACAAATCAATTACGTATTCAAACCCTTGAGAACCTCCATAGTAAGGATCGGGAACTTCTCGGTCAGGATATGAGGTTGCAAAATCGCAAATCAAGCGGACTTTATCCTGGTATTGATCTTGGCGGTCAAGATAAAGAATATCTTGGTAATTTTGTTTATCCATAGCTAGAATTAGGTCAAATTTTTCAAAATCCAATGGTTGAAATTGCCTTGCCCGACCTTGAAGTTTGATTCCTTTTTTAGTTGCAGCAGCAGTCATACGACGGTCTGGAGGAGAACCAATATGATAGCTAGAAGTCCCTGCCGAATCACAGACAATCTTGTCTACTAAACCAGCTTCTTGAATTAAATGGTTAGTAATATTCTCTGCTGAGGGAGAACGACAAATGTTACCTAAACAAACAAACAATAATTTATAAGCCATGAACAATTAAGAATTTTTAAATTTTCAATCCTGATGGATTAGGGCTAGTCAGAGTAAATGTATCACAGACTTTTAACAAAAAAGCGATCTATTACTCCGATCAAGATTTTAGATGTCTTCTATTGATTGATAAGGTATAACTTATGTTTAAATCTCACCCTCGCGAACGTCTAATTTTTACTAAACGCAAACCTAAACCGAGACGCAATTTATCTTGGTTATGGGTCATTTTGTCTCTGCTTCTCTCTTTGATGGTTCTCGAACTAATAACCCGTATCGTAATGGAAGTATCGGGTAAAAAGAAAGAGTCTAGCCAAAGTCAAACCGAAACTCAAATTAGAAAAGCGTATCGTCTCAAGTTTGTCACTGAGAATGGACAACCTTATCAAACTATTGGAGTAGATGGAACTTTAGTTGCTCAACGTAGCGTTTCGTTAGGTTATCAGTTAATTCCTAATCAAAAAAATCAATATTGGCAAATTAACGAACAGGGTTTTCGAGATACAGAGTCAATTTCAACTGTTAAACCTAAAGATGAAATTAGAATTTTTCTCTTAGGTGGTTCGACTGCTTTTGGTTACGGTAGTTTTAATAATCAAGAGACTATTAGCGAACAATTAGAAGCTCGTTTGAATCAAAGAGTTCAACAACAAAAAGACTCTCCTCAAATGTATCGTTC includes these proteins:
- a CDS encoding ABC transporter domain protein, coding for MMNRFNFQVFKKFWAIAKLYWFGNEKKGAWTLLGLLFVLLIAYTGLSVKLTEEQGNIISSLSAKSPERFWTTIKIFLGILIVYVPLFAGFNYVQYRLGNYWRRWLTQNFLGRYFSNRAFYELGNFNTTIDNPDQRISEDIKGFTQDSLVFLLVVINSVFQVAAFSFVLWKISPNLVWLLIGYALVGTIFATGVFGKKLVKVNFDQLKKEANFRFGLVRIRENSESIAFYQGENQENNKLKQIFHEVFDNFNLLILWQELYFGLFVNAYEFVPYIIPAIVVAPSVFNGTFEVGKVTEAQIAFARVFTSLNIIVSRFQQLTAFVAGIDRLSSLDEYLNRIEHKTTRRERPTIDTVEDGRIAIQRLTLQTPNYQKTLVRNLSCAIEPGTGLLIMGSSGCGKSSLLRAIAGLWNSGTGVITRPHLAQMLFLPQKPYMILGTLRNQLIYPQAELSIEDQQLYHVLEQVNLADLADRFGGLDAEQDWGDVLSLGEQQRLAFARILINKPKYTILDEATSALDLKNEENLYNHLKKSETTFISVGHRSTLLKYHKLVLKIENSEQWQLEQVT
- a CDS encoding protein tyrosine phosphatase, with the translated sequence MAYKLLFVCLGNICRSPSAENITNHLIQEAGLVDKIVCDSAGTSSYHIGSPPDRRMTAAATKKGIKLQGRARQFQPLDFEKFDLILAMDKQNYQDILYLDRQDQYQDKVRLICDFATSYPDREVPDPYYGGSQGFEYVIDLLLDACQGLLAYVVKTQEYQAKL